A DNA window from Campylobacter concisus contains the following coding sequences:
- a CDS encoding single-stranded DNA-binding protein: MFNKVVLVGNLTRDVELRYINTGLAVGRSAIAVTRKYSTNGEKREEICFVDITFFGKSAEIANQYLTKGSKLLIEGVLKFEQWTDQNGQSRSKHSISVESMEMLGSKDQNTQQGSNWQNARSQNAPQRKAEPQYSDVPDIDTSDNMEYAEKDIPF, translated from the coding sequence ATGTTTAATAAAGTAGTTTTAGTTGGAAATTTAACTCGCGATGTAGAGTTAAGATATATTAATACGGGCTTAGCAGTTGGACGAAGTGCGATCGCCGTCACAAGAAAATATAGCACAAATGGCGAAAAAAGAGAAGAGATATGTTTTGTGGATATTACCTTCTTTGGGAAAAGCGCCGAGATAGCAAATCAGTATCTCACCAAGGGATCAAAACTGCTAATTGAAGGTGTCTTGAAATTTGAACAATGGACAGATCAAAATGGGCAATCTCGCTCAAAACATAGCATAAGTGTTGAGAGTATGGAGATGTTAGGCAGCAAAGATCAAAATACGCAGCAAGGTAGTAATTGGCAAAATGCACGATCGCAAAACGCTCCACAAAGAAAGGCTGAGCCACAATATAGTGATGTGCCAGACATTGATACTTCTGATAATATG